The Candidatus Methylomirabilota bacterium DNA window GGGGAAGGTTCTATCAGGCGGGCCGCATCCCCTTCAGGGGGTTCAACTTTAATGACATCGGCGCCCAGATCGGCCAGGATCTTTCCGCACAGAAAACCCGACTCGTCCGTCAAGTCGAGCACACGATAGGGTGCTAACAAAGGTTCCTCCCGTTCCCAGTCGCCCTGGAAATCGCGGTATGTGCAACGAGGGGACCGACAAATGCTTGCTATCGGGCCTAGCCCGGATTATGCATAAATTCTCTACTGCAGCGGCGAAATCATCCGTCCTGCCAGCGTTGCACTCCGTCGGCCTCCTCAACGTACCCTACAGTACGTTTGCGGGGGCCTGGGGCACCCGCTTGCGGGTCACGCGCCTTGTCAGGCCGGCGCTTTCACCCCTTCGTGACAAGAACCTATGCATAATCCGGCCTAGCGACCGGTTCGAGACAACGATACCACCCAACCCTGCATCACGGACTTCGCCCGTTCGATATCCTTATCTTCAAAAAACTTTTTCGGATCAACGCGGTCAATGGGATAAACGGGCCGCTGAAAGTCTTTCTCGAAACCGTACGGCAGTGTGGCGTCAATACCCATTCCACCCTCAAAACGGGTATTTGAAGCGGTCCATTCACTCTCGCCCGCGGTCATCCGCTCTTGGGGTTGGAAGGTCTGACCAATCCCACCCGGGTGTGGATTGAGGATATCGGTACGAGGATTCACTCGCGTCGTCAGAGACCACATGATGTCATCCATCGAATATATGTCGATATCCATATCCACGGCAACGGCCAGCCGCATACCCTGGCTACAGGCTAAGGTGGCCGTCAAGAAGTTGCGCTGCCAACCCTCTTCGATCCGATTCCGCTTCTTGACCTGAAGGATGCAACCGCCCCAGTCGGTCAT harbors:
- a CDS encoding CoA transferase → MLDLTDESGFLCGKILADLGADVIKVEPPEGDAARLIEPSP